The stretch of DNA AGCGTGATCATGATCATCTTGTCCTAAAAAGTGAGGATCAATATCGAGCTTCGCGTTCAAATTAAAGCCCTTAAGATCCAAAACAGCATCCAGAGGAACGATCCCTTTAGAAATTCCCTGAATTGGGGCCCGGGGATTCATGTGCATTAGGCGATTGCGCAAGGCATCTACTTGGGCAGGCGTCACCAAATCGGTCTTAGTAATAAAGATTTGATCAGCAAAGCCCACTTGGCGCTGTGCCTCTTCATGTTCGGTTAATTGTTGCGGGCCATGCTTGGCATCCACCAAAGTGACTACGGCATCTAGAACATAGTGGTCTGCTACGTCGTCATCCATAAAGAAGGTTTGAGCTACCGGGCCCGGATTAGCCACACCAGTGGTTTCAATAACCACGCGCTCAAAGCTAATTTTTTTGTCCCTACGTTGCTCCCAAAGCTCATTCAGAGCTTCAACCAGATCTCCACGGATGGTGCAACAAATACAACCATTGCTCATTTGCACAATGTTCTCTTGATTATCTTGAACCAAGATGTCGTTGTCGATATTCTCTTCGCCAAACTCGTTCTCGATCACAGCAATTTTTTTGCCATGCTCTGCAGTCAGTATGTGTTTGAGCAAAGTGGTTTTGCCGCTACCCAAAAAGCCCGTGAGAATTGTTACCGGAATTAACGCCATCTTTGATCCTATCAAAATCTATAAATACATTTCCCAAACGGGAAACCTTCTATCTTACCGAGTTCTTCAAGCTTTGCCGGCTTTCGCACGAGGATGCGCCTTGTCATATGCCTGTGCTAGGTGCTGGAAGTCTAAAGAGGTGTAAATCTGGGTGCTGGCGATGCTGGCGTGCCCCAACATCTCCTGCACCGCCCTCAAATCCTGAGAAGACTGCAATACATGGCTAGCGAAGCTATGGCGCATCATGTGCGGGTGTACATGGGTAGGAAGACCCGCCCGCATGGCTAAGGTGCGTAAGCGCGCTTGAACGGTACGGGGAGACAAACGCGCTCCCGTAGCGGAAATAAATAAAGCCATTGATGCATCTGCCTGTTCAAGCAAGTCTCGAGCTGCACGCCAAACTTTGAGAGACTGCATTGCTGGTCCACCAATAGGAACTGAGCGACGTTTACCGCCCTTACCCAAAACCGTCACCTCTGCAGCATCCCAGTCCAGCCAGCCAGCAGACTCATGTTGACGATCCTTGCTTTGCATCACATCAATTCCCAATAGTTCTGATAAACGCAGGCCAGAGGAATAAAGCAAATCAATGATCGCAGCATCACGCACCGTCTCTAGATCCTTTTTTTCCTCAGCTTCTTTGACGGCCTGATTTACTAAGGAGAGGGCTTGCTCAACTGAAAGCGCCTTTGGCAAAGACTTCAAACGTTTAGGTGCTTTTACATCATCAACAGGATTGGCGACTAGGTTTGCAGTAATCCTGCCTGCCTGTGCATCCTTGCGTGCATCTTTCTCAGTCAACCAGTCATACCAGCCGCGCCAAGCAGAAAGCGCTCTTGCAATCGTGCGAGATGACTTTCCTTTGGAGTGTAGGCGACCAGCCCAGCGACGTACGTGAGCGTTGCTTACCTTTAACAGGTCAATAGTATCGTCTGCGGCCAGCGTTTGTAACTCGCTTAGATCCATGCGGTACGCTTTCAGCGTATGCGGTGAGAGCTGCCTTAATACATGCAGCTCGTACAGATACTCTTGCATCAGGGGATGCAGATTAGCTGGTACTCGGCTCATAAGCCTGGATGCGATCCAAAGCTGCAGCGGTAAGTTCAGCAATCTGACGCAAATAGAACGCGCCCATATCCGCAGTAAAACGGGACTCGTCTTTGCTTGCCAGTAAAAGCACTGCGGGTGATTGCGCCATACCAATACTTTTGCCCAATGGCAGGCCAATAGCCACCATGCTTTGCCAGGCAGGATCGATACTCACTTGAGTTGCCAACAAATCGACACTCGCTGCAGCTAGCTCTTTGGCAGAGCCGCAAAGCGGTGTATCAATCCAAGGTCCGAATGCCGTATTGGGCGACAAGAGTTGGGCCGACTCGACTTCAAATACCTCTGCCAAACCCGAAGTCACCGCAGACTCTACTTCTGCCTTCGAATTAGCGCTCATCAGACGCAACAGCCAGGCGACTAGACTTTGCTGAGTTTTATCATTCCGACTTCCAAAATGAAGCATCTCACTCAGACGACGATTGAGTTCTTGGTTTTGTGTACGCAACAAAGTCATCTGGCGCTCTTGCAAGGAGACTGCACGATCCCCATGGGGATGCTTCAAGCGAATTTCATTTAAAAGATTAGCGTAACGCTCAAAGAAGCCGGGGGTTGCGCGCAACCACTCTGCTACCAATTCTTCTTGCTCGGCTTGCTTAGGATCGATTGCGCTCATCTATCTCTTTCTCGCTTATGTTCTGATTTCATTTTTTAGCTCAGCTTTTTACGTAGCAGCTCATTCACTTGACCTGGATTCGCCTTGCCTTGCGAAGCTTTCATAATCTGGCCTACCAAGGCATTGAATGCCTTTTCTTTGCCAGAACGGAATTCTTCAACGGACTTCTCGTTGGCCGCTAACACTTGATCAATCATGACTTCAAGCTCACTACTATCGCTAATCTGCTTCAAACCTTTAGCATCAATCACTTGATCAACGGTACTGATGGCTTTACCTGCTGCAGCCTCTTCCCACAAGATTGCAAAGATATCTTTTGCAATCTTGTTAGAGATCGTGCCATCTGCTACACGAGTTAATAGCGGTGCTAAATGTTTAGCTTTTAGTGGTGCATCCGCAGTAGCAATTCCTGCGCGATTCAGTGATGAAGCAAACTCACCTGCAATTAGGTTAGCCGCAGCTTTTGCCAAAGTATTACCAACAATCGCTAGTAGCTCTTCAAATATCTTTGCAGTCTCGCGATCTTGCGTGAGTAGTTGTGTGTCGTAGGCGCTTAAGCCAAATTCACTTTGCCATTGCTCACGAAGCTGTGCTGGTAAAGCTGGCATTTGGCTACGCACATCGGCAATCCAGGCATCATCAATTACTACCGGCAATAAATCTGGATCCGGGAAATAGCGATAGTCATTAGCGTCCTCTTTACTGCGCATACTGCGAGTTTCTTGACGATCGGGATCGTATAGCCGAGTTTCTTGGACAACTTTGCCACCATCCTCAATCAATTCAATTTGTCTACGCACTTCGTATTGAATTGCCTCTTCCAAAAAGCGGAAGGAATTTAAGTTCTTAATTTCGCAGCGGGTACCAAATTCTTTTTGGTCTACAGGTCGAACAGATACGTTAGCATCGCAACGGAAAGAGCCCTCTTGCATATTGCCATCGCACACACCCAACCACACTACCAATGAATGTAATGCTTTTGCATATGCCACTGCTTCGGCTGCACTGCGCATCACTGGCTCGGTCACAATTTCCAATAATGGTGTACCAGCACGGTTTAAATCGATGCCGCTCGATGCCTCGCCATGTGGACCTAAGAATCCTTCTTCATGAACTGACTTACCAGCATCCTCTTCCATGTGGGCGCGCGTGAGCTCTACTACTTTGACTTGATCACCAACCAATATTTCGAGATGACCACCAACCACTATGGGGAGGTCCATCTGGCTAATCTGGTAGCCCTTTGGTAAGTCAGGATAGAAATAATTCTTACGAGCAAAAATACTTGCTGGTGAAATCTTGGCATTGACGGCCAAACCAAAACGAATAGCATGCTCAACCGCTTGACGATTTAATACCGGCAATACCCCTGGTAAAGCCAAGTCAACAGCACAGGCTTGGGTATTTGGGTCAGCACCAAAACGCGTACTAGCACCGCTAAAAATTTTAGATTGAGTTTGTAACTGTGCGTGGGTCTCAAGACCAATAACGATTTCCCATTGCATCATGCCCCCTCGCTTGCTTGACGCAAATGCCAATCACTGTTTTGCTGATATTGATGCGCCACTTGAAGTAAGCGCGCCTCAGAGAAATAATTACCAATTAACTGCATACCGATCGGCAAATTACTTGTATTGAAGCCACAAGGTACGCTCATTGCAGGTAGCCCCGCCAAGTTAGTGGAGAGTGTATAAATATCTTCTAAGTACATTTGTACTGGGTCTTTTGATTTTTCACCTAAGCGCCATGCAACATCTGGGGCAACTGGCCCTAGGATGACATCGCATTTCTCAAATGCCGCTTGGAAGTCCGCTGCAATAATGCGACGAATTTTTTGAGCCTGCAAGTAGTAAGCATCGTAATAGCCATGACAAAGTACATAAGTGCCAACCAAGATGCG from Polynucleobacter duraquae encodes:
- a CDS encoding CobW family GTP-binding protein; protein product: MALIPVTILTGFLGSGKTTLLKHILTAEHGKKIAVIENEFGEENIDNDILVQDNQENIVQMSNGCICCTIRGDLVEALNELWEQRRDKKISFERVVIETTGVANPGPVAQTFFMDDDVADHYVLDAVVTLVDAKHGPQQLTEHEEAQRQVGFADQIFITKTDLVTPAQVDALRNRLMHMNPRAPIQGISKGIVPLDAVLDLKGFNLNAKLDIDPHFLGQDDHDHATCGHDHSHDYHDHSTCGHDHSHDHHDHAGHTDRIQSFVFRSDKPFDHKKLEDFLGGILEVFGEKMLRYKGVLYVKGSNRKVVFQGVHQMMGSDMAGLWGAEPKQTRMVFIGIDLPKDTLLAGLEGCLV
- a CDS encoding tyrosine recombinase XerC, with translation MSRVPANLHPLMQEYLYELHVLRQLSPHTLKAYRMDLSELQTLAADDTIDLLKVSNAHVRRWAGRLHSKGKSSRTIARALSAWRGWYDWLTEKDARKDAQAGRITANLVANPVDDVKAPKRLKSLPKALSVEQALSLVNQAVKEAEEKKDLETVRDAAIIDLLYSSGLRLSELLGIDVMQSKDRQHESAGWLDWDAAEVTVLGKGGKRRSVPIGGPAMQSLKVWRAARDLLEQADASMALFISATGARLSPRTVQARLRTLAMRAGLPTHVHPHMMRHSFASHVLQSSQDLRAVQEMLGHASIASTQIYTSLDFQHLAQAYDKAHPRAKAGKA
- a CDS encoding DUF484 family protein, which translates into the protein MSAIDPKQAEQEELVAEWLRATPGFFERYANLLNEIRLKHPHGDRAVSLQERQMTLLRTQNQELNRRLSEMLHFGSRNDKTQQSLVAWLLRLMSANSKAEVESAVTSGLAEVFEVESAQLLSPNTAFGPWIDTPLCGSAKELAAASVDLLATQVSIDPAWQSMVAIGLPLGKSIGMAQSPAVLLLASKDESRFTADMGAFYLRQIAELTAAALDRIQAYEPSTS
- the gatB gene encoding Asp-tRNA(Asn)/Glu-tRNA(Gln) amidotransferase subunit GatB, coding for MMQWEIVIGLETHAQLQTQSKIFSGASTRFGADPNTQACAVDLALPGVLPVLNRQAVEHAIRFGLAVNAKISPASIFARKNYFYPDLPKGYQISQMDLPIVVGGHLEILVGDQVKVVELTRAHMEEDAGKSVHEEGFLGPHGEASSGIDLNRAGTPLLEIVTEPVMRSAAEAVAYAKALHSLVVWLGVCDGNMQEGSFRCDANVSVRPVDQKEFGTRCEIKNLNSFRFLEEAIQYEVRRQIELIEDGGKVVQETRLYDPDRQETRSMRSKEDANDYRYFPDPDLLPVVIDDAWIADVRSQMPALPAQLREQWQSEFGLSAYDTQLLTQDRETAKIFEELLAIVGNTLAKAAANLIAGEFASSLNRAGIATADAPLKAKHLAPLLTRVADGTISNKIAKDIFAILWEEAAAGKAISTVDQVIDAKGLKQISDSSELEVMIDQVLAANEKSVEEFRSGKEKAFNALVGQIMKASQGKANPGQVNELLRKKLS